A portion of the Acidobacteriota bacterium genome contains these proteins:
- a CDS encoding TatA/E family twin arginine-targeting protein translocase — MFGSIGMPELIIIFTVALIVFGPRKLPELGRSLGKSLQEFKRASNELKHTLDEEISLEDRQRSAQKPATVAVLEAPSATDPAAIGTPTDPETIARGQQHS; from the coding sequence ATGTTTGGCTCGATCGGCATGCCCGAACTCATCATCATTTTCACCGTGGCACTGATCGTGTTCGGCCCCCGGAAGTTGCCTGAGCTTGGCCGGTCGCTCGGCAAGAGCCTGCAGGAGTTCAAGCGGGCATCAAACGAACTGAAGCACACGCTGGATGAGGAGATCTCGCTCGAAGACCGGCAGCGCTCTGCGCAGAAGCCGGCCACGGTGGCCGTGCTTGAGGCCCCGTCGGCGACCGACCCCGCCGCGATCGGGACGCCGACCGACCCCGAGACGATCGCTCGCGGTCAGCAGCACAGCTAA
- the tatC gene encoding twin-arginine translocase subunit TatC produces the protein MEEDDLSPGAPGRMSFLDHLDELRRRILYAVYSVLAAGIVAFAFIDRILEEVTRPMLAVLPSGTLLGTEALDPIMIYFKAGLLVAVIIASPLILLQVWYFIAPGLYSKEKRMAVPFVFTSTALFLAGAYFGHRIAFRVTWEFLAKFNPEFLNWTPTWTSAFSLYLRMVLGLGLIFQMPVVIFVLARFGIVSAKFLIKNFKYAVLIIFIVAAVASPGQDPASQMLFAAPMLVLYVISIGVAWLFGKKKPAETAEP, from the coding sequence GTGGAGGAAGACGACCTCTCGCCGGGCGCGCCCGGCCGCATGAGCTTTCTCGATCACCTCGACGAGCTGCGCCGCCGCATTCTCTACGCCGTCTACTCGGTCCTCGCCGCCGGCATCGTGGCCTTCGCGTTCATCGATCGCATTCTGGAAGAAGTGACCCGGCCGATGCTTGCCGTGTTGCCCAGCGGCACGCTGCTGGGCACCGAAGCGCTCGACCCGATCATGATCTATTTCAAGGCGGGGCTTCTGGTGGCGGTTATCATCGCGTCGCCGTTGATCCTCCTTCAGGTCTGGTATTTCATCGCGCCGGGTTTGTATTCAAAGGAAAAGCGGATGGCGGTGCCATTCGTGTTCACCTCCACCGCGCTGTTCCTGGCTGGCGCCTACTTTGGACATCGAATCGCCTTTCGGGTGACCTGGGAGTTCCTCGCCAAATTCAACCCGGAGTTCCTGAACTGGACGCCCACGTGGACGTCGGCGTTTTCGCTCTACCTGCGAATGGTGCTCGGCCTGGGCCTGATCTTCCAGATGCCGGTGGTGATCTTCGTGCTCGCGCGATTCGGCATCGTCTCGGCGAAATTCCTGATCAAGAACTTCAAATATGCCGTCCTGATCATCTTCATCGTGGCGGCCGTGGCCAGTCCCGGACAGGACCCGGCCAGCCAGATGCTGTTTGCGGCGCCGATGCTGGTGCTCTACGTCATCAGCATCGGGGTGGCGTGGCTCTTCGGCAAGAAAAAGCCCGCCGAAACTGCCGAGCCGTAA
- a CDS encoding S41 family peptidase, with the protein MRNSGVPAAAVVVVIAAVAGGLLGSSVGARGAGANADRVTERYRMFSAALAAVERDFVVETASDDLVYGAIDGMLRTLDPHSSFLEPQAYARMRERQEGVYYGLGLSIVVVNDDITVTNLFEGTPAYRAGIRRGDVIAIIKGKSAKGWTSEQAVKELRGAKGTSVDISIRRLDQLIPLTVDRDEINITTVRTAFMIAPGTGYIRLQDFSETTDRELGAALTKLRGEGLQRLVLDLRDNPGGPLDQAIAVSNRFLKRGQMIVYTRGRVQNSDEDYLALEQGDTTTPLVVLVNRSSASASEIVAGAMQDHDRALVVGEATFGKALVQSVFRISNGAGLALTTGRYYTPSGRMIQRPWDGTFDEYLNYSQRDQAGTREHAAGELKYTDAGRKVYGGGGIEPDHFKPGPVEGFNPTRFSRMLLARGFFVGFAESFTGEGDTRPAAAPAAKHKVARGFEVTPAILAEFAEYLAAQRVKVDAAALEADAAFISAMIHYDVDLDLFGVEEARRNLSKVDPQAQFALTFFDEAHRLIASGARTAKAGKTP; encoded by the coding sequence ATGCGAAATTCAGGCGTGCCTGCGGCAGCAGTGGTGGTGGTGATCGCGGCAGTGGCGGGTGGCCTGCTCGGCAGCAGTGTCGGCGCGCGGGGCGCCGGCGCCAACGCCGACCGCGTGACCGAACGCTACCGCATGTTCTCGGCCGCCCTCGCCGCGGTTGAGCGCGACTTCGTCGTCGAGACGGCGTCAGACGACCTCGTCTACGGCGCGATCGACGGGATGCTGCGGACGCTGGACCCGCACTCAAGTTTTCTGGAGCCCCAGGCGTACGCCCGGATGCGCGAGCGGCAGGAGGGCGTGTACTACGGCCTCGGCCTCAGCATCGTCGTGGTGAACGACGACATCACCGTGACCAACCTGTTTGAAGGGACACCGGCCTACCGCGCAGGCATCCGGCGCGGCGACGTCATCGCCATTATCAAGGGGAAGAGCGCCAAGGGCTGGACCAGCGAGCAGGCGGTGAAGGAGCTGCGAGGTGCGAAGGGCACCTCGGTGGATATTTCCATCCGCCGCCTCGATCAATTGATTCCCCTGACCGTCGACCGCGACGAGATCAACATCACCACGGTGCGCACGGCGTTCATGATTGCGCCGGGCACGGGGTACATCCGCCTGCAGGATTTTTCGGAGACCACCGATCGCGAGCTGGGCGCTGCGCTGACCAAGCTGCGTGGAGAAGGGCTGCAGCGACTGGTGCTGGACCTGCGCGACAATCCCGGCGGACCGCTCGACCAGGCGATCGCCGTGTCCAACCGGTTCCTGAAGCGCGGGCAGATGATCGTGTATACCCGGGGCCGCGTGCAGAATTCGGATGAGGACTATCTGGCGCTCGAGCAGGGCGACACGACCACGCCGCTGGTGGTGCTCGTCAATCGCAGCAGCGCCAGTGCCTCGGAGATTGTGGCGGGCGCGATGCAGGATCACGACCGCGCGCTTGTGGTGGGTGAGGCCACGTTTGGCAAGGCGTTGGTGCAGTCGGTGTTCCGGATCAGCAACGGCGCCGGGCTCGCGCTCACCACCGGCCGGTACTACACGCCGAGCGGCCGCATGATTCAGCGCCCCTGGGATGGCACGTTCGACGAGTACTTGAACTACTCGCAGCGCGATCAGGCTGGGACACGCGAACACGCCGCAGGGGAACTGAAGTACACGGACGCAGGCCGCAAGGTGTACGGCGGCGGCGGTATCGAGCCGGACCACTTCAAGCCGGGACCGGTCGAGGGTTTCAACCCCACGCGGTTCTCGCGCATGTTGCTGGCGCGCGGGTTCTTCGTCGGGTTTGCCGAGTCGTTCACCGGCGAAGGCGATACGCGCCCGGCGGCGGCGCCCGCGGCCAAACACAAGGTGGCGCGCGGATTCGAAGTGACGCCCGCCATCCTGGCGGAGTTCGCCGAGTACCTTGCCGCCCAACGCGTGAAGGTGGACGCCGCCGCGCTCGAGGCCGATGCCGCGTTCATCAGCGCGATGATTCACTACGACGTGGATCTGGATCTCTTCGGCGTCGAGGAAGCGCGCCGCAATCTCTCCAAAGTCGATCCCCAGGCGCAGTTCGCGCTGACGTTCTTCGACGAAGCACACCGCCTGATCGCTTCAGGCGCCAGGACTGCAAAGGCCGGGAAGACCCCCTAA
- the smc gene encoding chromosome segregation protein SMC: MRLSRLHINGFKSFADRAELSFDDGVTAIVGPNGCGKSNVVDAITWVLGEQSAKSLRGERMEDIMFSGSDGRKPTASAEVRLRLANVAQAAMLTSTEVGGDGVVDPAVGENGQLPLVTRDVEIGRRLYRSGESEYLIDGEVCRLRDVHDLLMDSGLGIKAYAVIEQGKIGQILSARPAERRALIEEAAGVTKYKSRRRSAELKLDAARQNLMRVDDIIFEVEKQRGALKRQAARARRYKRLREELRRWEQVQFAHRQATLAREIDAAETRLSDARTRETSAAARVAELESGLEALRLELTAAEQRATETREQAHQRELEIGRRQQQVTFEKQQVEDLGHRLTQFEAEVHDLDARRGPAHAAFEAQKTVIDRARLSLQEAQGTVSACEQEYQRALTTVQGVEHDADQTRAAVMAAATTLTALRQARDNATAARDRIAQDRSRFEVELRDLQQELDRATRDRSDGEASLAEARSASERALQARTAAEVALADARGERDRLSQLLSSAHRELAGLEARLRSISEVDRQRTTFGDAARFLLAEAPETVGQHGAFADHLRVEPSFERAVDALLGDLLQHVVVDRSDQVNQALAHLEERRAGRCGFLVLDDARAAAPRLSPALPAGARALRDVVQATGPYAGLIARAIPDAFVVETFAQAQALALATDLPVATMGGDVFRGSGLVEGGATGGALGILEIRAEAQALRTQVSAVEAIAHQGANDVTASELEIYNGEAEVASTQAALHDLEKAIVSHEGRLARAVDEVTRVSRRIELVTTERRRSEEDEQAAESRREASALAIVAHESGQAQAEQSIGSVMARLEAARADAEVHIRRVSQARAEQSTITERVQSLEAEGRRLEEAAAELEARLTTRRDELERTTARREQLRASIIDIERSLDENVHALETLRTDMRRLDEEVTGFRGRFGDKEHDIRTGRHALEAVRTEVMQSEVARATAHADLTHLAATCLEAVNLPLADVVAEVARMERDGELAAPAKRLAAAFAPDADEETPEGAETPVGTVSPEPAEVSDTQAAALLPDDVIADLRQKIEKLGPVNMMAIEQFDELETRHIFLTTQRKDLLDSIAQTSEAIKKIDVTTRERFQEAFTTINTYFEGTFTTLFGGGRAGLVLIDLENQVESGIDIIAQPPGKRLQNVQLLSGGEKAMTAMALMFAVFKYRPSPFCLLDEIDAPLDDANIGRFVEMLQGMQEHTQFILITHNRKTMEIADRLYGVTMEEPGVSKLISVQLN; the protein is encoded by the coding sequence ATGCGTTTGTCGCGACTGCACATTAACGGATTCAAGAGTTTTGCCGATCGTGCCGAGTTGTCATTTGATGATGGCGTCACCGCCATCGTCGGCCCGAACGGTTGTGGGAAGAGCAATGTCGTAGACGCCATCACGTGGGTCCTTGGCGAACAAAGCGCCAAGAGCCTGCGCGGTGAACGCATGGAAGACATCATGTTCAGCGGCAGCGATGGGCGAAAGCCGACCGCGTCCGCCGAAGTGCGCCTGCGCCTGGCCAATGTGGCGCAGGCGGCGATGCTCACGTCCACAGAAGTCGGTGGCGACGGCGTGGTTGATCCGGCGGTTGGCGAAAACGGCCAACTGCCGCTCGTGACACGCGACGTCGAAATCGGCCGCCGGTTGTACCGCTCAGGCGAAAGCGAATACCTCATTGATGGCGAGGTGTGCCGTTTGCGTGACGTCCACGACCTGCTCATGGACTCGGGCCTTGGCATCAAGGCGTATGCCGTGATCGAGCAGGGCAAGATTGGTCAGATTCTGTCCGCACGTCCGGCTGAACGCCGGGCCCTGATTGAAGAGGCGGCGGGCGTCACGAAGTACAAGTCGCGTCGGCGTTCTGCCGAACTCAAACTCGACGCCGCCCGCCAGAATCTGATGCGGGTGGACGACATCATCTTCGAAGTCGAGAAACAGCGCGGTGCGCTGAAGCGGCAGGCGGCCCGTGCCCGCCGATACAAGCGCCTGCGCGAAGAACTGCGACGCTGGGAACAGGTGCAGTTCGCGCACCGGCAGGCCACGCTCGCGCGCGAAATCGACGCCGCCGAAACGCGCCTCTCAGATGCGCGGACGCGAGAGACCTCGGCGGCCGCACGCGTGGCCGAACTCGAATCCGGGCTCGAAGCCCTGAGGCTCGAACTCACGGCCGCCGAGCAGCGCGCCACTGAAACACGCGAGCAGGCACATCAGCGCGAACTTGAGATCGGCCGGCGCCAGCAGCAGGTCACGTTTGAGAAGCAGCAGGTGGAAGACCTGGGGCATCGCCTGACGCAGTTCGAGGCGGAAGTGCACGACCTTGATGCGCGCCGCGGCCCGGCGCACGCGGCCTTTGAGGCGCAAAAAACCGTCATCGACCGCGCGCGGCTGTCGTTGCAGGAAGCGCAGGGCACCGTGTCGGCCTGCGAGCAGGAATACCAGCGCGCGCTCACCACCGTGCAGGGTGTGGAACACGATGCGGACCAGACACGCGCGGCCGTCATGGCCGCCGCGACCACGCTCACCGCATTGCGGCAGGCGCGTGACAATGCGACGGCCGCCCGCGACCGCATCGCGCAGGATCGCAGCCGTTTCGAAGTGGAGCTGCGCGACCTGCAGCAGGAGCTCGACCGCGCCACTCGTGATCGGTCCGACGGCGAAGCGTCTCTGGCGGAAGCGCGCAGCGCGTCCGAGCGCGCTCTCCAGGCACGCACCGCGGCCGAAGTCGCGCTCGCCGACGCCCGTGGCGAACGCGATCGCCTTTCGCAGCTCCTGAGCTCCGCGCATCGCGAACTGGCCGGACTCGAAGCCCGCCTGCGTTCGATCAGCGAGGTGGACCGCCAGCGCACGACGTTTGGTGACGCGGCCCGCTTCCTCCTCGCCGAAGCGCCAGAGACCGTGGGACAACACGGCGCGTTTGCCGATCACCTGCGCGTCGAACCGTCGTTTGAGCGCGCCGTTGACGCGCTGCTCGGCGATCTCCTTCAGCACGTAGTGGTGGATCGATCCGACCAGGTCAACCAGGCGCTGGCTCACCTCGAAGAGCGGCGAGCCGGTCGTTGCGGTTTCCTCGTCCTTGACGACGCGAGAGCCGCCGCGCCGAGACTGTCGCCGGCCCTCCCGGCCGGCGCTCGTGCGTTGCGCGACGTGGTGCAGGCCACGGGGCCGTACGCCGGCCTCATTGCGCGAGCTATTCCGGATGCGTTCGTCGTGGAGACGTTTGCCCAGGCCCAGGCACTTGCGCTCGCCACCGACTTGCCGGTCGCAACCATGGGGGGCGATGTCTTTCGCGGGTCCGGCCTCGTCGAAGGCGGCGCCACAGGCGGCGCGTTGGGGATCCTGGAAATCCGCGCCGAGGCGCAGGCGCTGCGCACGCAGGTGTCGGCCGTCGAGGCGATCGCGCACCAGGGCGCCAATGACGTCACGGCGTCTGAACTTGAGATCTACAACGGCGAGGCCGAGGTGGCGTCCACACAGGCGGCACTGCACGATCTGGAAAAGGCCATCGTCTCTCACGAGGGACGGTTGGCGCGCGCCGTTGATGAAGTGACGCGTGTCTCGCGGCGTATTGAACTGGTGACCACCGAGCGGCGCCGCAGTGAAGAAGACGAGCAGGCGGCTGAAAGCCGCCGCGAGGCGTCGGCGCTCGCGATTGTGGCCCACGAGTCCGGCCAGGCGCAGGCCGAGCAGTCCATCGGCTCGGTCATGGCGCGGCTCGAGGCCGCCCGTGCGGACGCCGAGGTGCACATCCGGCGTGTGAGTCAGGCCAGGGCCGAGCAGTCCACCATCACCGAGCGCGTGCAGTCGCTCGAGGCGGAAGGCCGCCGGCTCGAAGAAGCCGCCGCCGAACTCGAAGCGCGCCTCACCACCCGGCGCGATGAACTCGAACGCACGACGGCGCGGCGCGAACAACTGCGCGCGTCCATCATCGACATCGAGCGGTCGCTCGACGAGAACGTGCACGCGCTTGAGACGCTCCGCACCGACATGCGCCGGCTCGACGAGGAGGTCACGGGTTTCCGCGGCCGCTTCGGTGACAAGGAACACGACATTCGCACGGGGCGGCACGCCCTTGAAGCGGTGCGTACGGAGGTCATGCAGTCTGAGGTAGCCCGTGCCACCGCCCACGCCGACCTCACGCACCTGGCGGCGACCTGCCTTGAAGCCGTCAATCTCCCTCTGGCGGACGTGGTGGCCGAGGTCGCGCGCATGGAACGCGATGGAGAACTCGCGGCGCCGGCCAAACGGTTGGCTGCGGCATTTGCGCCCGACGCCGATGAAGAGACACCGGAAGGCGCAGAGACGCCCGTGGGCACAGTCTCCCCCGAGCCCGCTGAGGTCTCAGACACACAGGCCGCCGCACTGCTGCCCGATGACGTCATCGCCGACTTGCGCCAGAAGATCGAGAAGCTCGGGCCGGTCAACATGATGGCCATCGAGCAGTTTGATGAACTCGAGACCCGCCACATCTTCCTGACCACGCAGCGCAAGGACCTGCTGGATTCGATCGCGCAGACCAGCGAGGCGATCAAAAAGATCGATGTGACGACACGGGAACGCTTCCAGGAAGCCTTCACCACGATCAACACCTACTTCGAGGGCACGTTCACCACGCTGTTTGGCGGAGGACGCGCCGGCCTGGTGCTGATCGATCTCGAAAATCAGGTTGAGAGCGGCATCGACATCATCGCGCAGCCCCCGGGCAAGCGCCTGCAGAACGTGCAGCTCCTCTCGGGCGGAGAAAAGGCGATGACGGCGATGGCCCTCATGTTCGCGGTCTTCAAATACCGGCCCAGCCCCTTCTGCCTGCTCGACGAAATCGACGCGCCGCTTGACGACGCCAACATCGGCAGGTTCGTCGAGATGCTGCAGGGCATGCAGGAGCACACGCAGTTCATCCTCATCACCCACAACCGGAAAACGATGGAGATCGCCGACCGCCTCTACGGCGTCACGATGGAAGAGCCGGGCGTGTCCAAGCTGATCTCCGTCCAGTTGAATTGA